GCGCCCCGCTCACGCTCGGCCAGGATCCCGTCCTGGAGGGCGTCGAGGGAGGCCCGGATGCCGTCGAAACGCAGCCGGCTCTGGTCGCTGACCAGCGCCTGCCCGGCCGCCGTGCCGTCGCGGGCGGTGACCTCGATGATCGGCTCGGCGACGGTGGCACGCCACTCGCCCGCCTGCGCCTCCACCGTGTCCAGCTGGCCGGCCAAATCCGGGTAGGGGCCGATCAGCGACCGCATCCCCTGGTAGAGCTGCCGTTCCCGGTCCCGGCCCTGGTGGTACGGGGTCAGGTTGTCCGGATCGCCGGTCACGGCGTAGCCGCGGACCGCGGTCTCCTGATCCACCAGGACACCGAGCAGTTCCTGGGACTGCGCCCGCAGCGGACCCGAACGGTCCAGCACGTTGTGGGTGTACTGACGGTTCTGCGCCGCCACCACGATGACCGCGGCGACCAGGATACCCAGCAACACGCCGACGACGGTGAGCAGCGCGACCACGCGGAGGCGAAGCGTCCAGCCCCGCACACCCGTCATCACCGACCACCGCCCCGGGTGACCAGCAGCATGGCGACGTCGTCGGCGAGCGGGCCGCCGTTGAGCTGCTCAGCCTGCCCGACCAGCCACGCGGGCAGCTCGGGCAGCGGCACCCCGGCGGCGACCGGATCGGTGAGCAGACCGGTCAGGCCGGCCACGTCCAGGCGCTCGTCACCCTCGTCCACGCGTCCCTCGATCAGGCCGTCGGTGTACATCAACAAGGACCAGTCCTCGGTGTCGAACGTCAGGTCGTACGCGACCGGCCGGCGCGGCTGCACCCCGAGCAGCAGCCCGCCGGGCGCCGGGACGGGCGCGACCCGCCCCCCGGCGAGCAGCAGCGGCGGCGGATGCCCGGCCAGCCGGACCGTGGCCCGGTTGGTGTCCAGGTGCAGCCGGGTGGTGGCGACCGTCGCGAATATTTCCTGGAGCCGGCGCTCGCTCGTCAGCACCTGCTCCAGCGCCGGCAGCACCTCGTCGTCGGGCACGCCGGCGAGGATCAGCGCCCGCCAGGCGACCCGCAGTTCGACGCCGAGCGCCGCCTCGTCCACCCCGTGTCCGCAGACGTCGCCGACGATCAGGTCCACCCGGTCGGGCCGGGTCTGTACCACGTCGAAGAAGTCACCGCCGATCAGGGCGGCGTGCCGGCCGGGCCGGTAGAAGGTGTGCACCGCGACCTGATCGGTCGTCATCAGCGGTTGCGGCAGCAGCCCACGCTCCAGGCGGGCCGACTCGGCCTGACGCAGCTCCACCTCGCGCAGCCGGCGGGCGTTCTCGTCGGCGCGCTTGCGCTCGACCGCGTACCGCAGCGCGCGGGTCAGCAGCACCCCGTCGACCTGCCCCTTGACCAGATAGTCCTGCGCGCCCTTGGCGACCGCGACGATGCCGAGGTGCTCGTCGGATCGGCCGGTGAGCACGCACACGGCCGCGCCGCTGGCCATC
The sequence above is a segment of the Micromonospora sp. WMMA1363 genome. Coding sequences within it:
- a CDS encoding fused response regulator/phosphatase, whose amino-acid sequence is MEGRGQHPGLPPAEQLRVLLVEDDEGDAFLVGELLAETNSGIDLLVAASLYEARQRVVGVDCVLLDLGLPDAQGLDGLRQVLEMASGAAVCVLTGRSDEHLGIVAVAKGAQDYLVKGQVDGVLLTRALRYAVERKRADENARRLREVELRQAESARLERGLLPQPLMTTDQVAVHTFYRPGRHAALIGGDFFDVVQTRPDRVDLIVGDVCGHGVDEAALGVELRVAWRALILAGVPDDEVLPALEQVLTSERRLQEIFATVATTRLHLDTNRATVRLAGHPPPLLLAGGRVAPVPAPGGLLLGVQPRRPVAYDLTFDTEDWSLLMYTDGLIEGRVDEGDERLDVAGLTGLLTDPVAAGVPLPELPAWLVGQAEQLNGGPLADDVAMLLVTRGGGR